A single genomic interval of Trichosurus vulpecula isolate mTriVul1 chromosome 6, mTriVul1.pri, whole genome shotgun sequence harbors:
- the NPY5R gene encoding neuropeptide Y receptor type 5 isoform X1, producing the protein MLRRLFAVSAPGERGSEGALTTLDPVPGQLEDLASGWGRFEVQSPGYAMDLEPEDYDNRTLTSENGTEMATASYDPDWGGGGNKTRIDDVQVFVIGLYSTISLLGFMGNMLILMALMKKCKQKTIVNFFIGNLAFSDILVVLFCSPFTLSALLLDQWVLGELMCRLMPFLQCTSVLVSTLILISIAIVRYQRIKYPLSKSLSIRQGCYLVGLSWAIGFVICSPLPIFYRLVEPNGNNGTNTTAPKYVCIEAWPKESYRIAFSLCLLVVQYILPLICLIVSHTSVCRSITCKMSTREMKRRLEEKEKRERKEKKEKEKKEKKERKEREKREKKGKKDMVETMEMKDMRETREMMGGDRDPSDREDYFDDDLDDIEDLEGTMDMKDIMELRELKRELRERRDRRERMGRRGRRKMREIVEMEDVEEVMDLTEMIEMREISTPRNVRDMRDMRNVEEIENMIEMREVRHVRDAEDIEDVNDTMEMRDMRHMRGMRDMRDPREMRDPRDMRDMRDPRDMRDPREMRGMRDPRDEIRDTKERRGRSWKRGRRGRKGMREMEIKEIEEIEELGSMYGMYEMEEMEGMNELGELNDPNNGDDDLDDMEGYAAKNSGHHIQLPKFQRWSYTLSRKHRKMYNKKKSCVVPVLRHPPPPPEVPPKEIEEEEEEAAEPERCKLTNASKIIPGVPICFVIKPEENQLEEPEMLTISRSISRIRKRSRRVVYRLTILIIVFAVSWMPLHLFHVVTDFNAGLLSNRHFRLVYCICHLLGMLSCCLNPVLYGFLNNGIKADLMALLRCV; encoded by the exons ATGCTGCGACGACTCTTCG CTGTCTCCGCTCCTGGAGAGCGCGGGAGCGAAGGCGCATTGACCACGCTGGATCCAGTACCCGGGCAGCTGGAAGACCTCGCGAGCGGCTGGGGGCGCTTCGAGGTACAGTCTCCT GGCTACGCCATGGATTTAGAACCTGAAGACTATGATAATCGAACTCTCACAAGTGAGAACGGCACCGAGATGGCCACGGCATCCTACGATCCtgattggggtggtggtggtaataagaCCCGTATAGATGATGTACAGGTCTTTGTCATTGGTCTGTACTCGACCATAAGTCTGCTTGGTTTTATGGGGAACATGCTTATCCTTATGGCCCTCatgaaaaaatgcaaacaaaagacGATTGTAAACTTCTTCATTGGAAACTTGGCCTTCTCTGATATCTTGGTCGTGCTATTTTGTTCACCTTTCACACTGTCTGCTCTCTTGCTAGATCAGTGGGTGCTCGGTGAACTCATGTGCCGTCTTATGCCTTTCCTACAATGTACATCGGTGCTGGTTTCAACTTTGATCTTAATCTCAATTGCTATCGTCAGGTACCAAAGGATAAAATATCCCCTTTCTAAAAGTTTGAGCATCAGACAGGGCTGTTATTTGGTTGGCCTTTCCTGGGCCATTGGCTTTGTGATTTGTTCCCCtcttcccatcttctacaggCTTGTAGAACCCAATGGGAATAATGGTACAAATACTACGGCCCCTAAGTATGTATGTATTGAGGCCTGGCCAAAGGAGTCATACAGAATTGCCTTTTCTTTGTGTTTGCTGGTGGTTCAGTACATACTGCCCTTGATTTGTCTGATTGTGAGTCATACCAGTGTTTGCCGGAGCATTACTTGCAAGATGTCTACTAGGGAGATGAAGAGGAGGcttgaggagaaggagaagagggagaggaaggagaagaaggagaaggagaagaaggagaagaaggagagaaaggagagggagaagagagagaagaaggggaagaaggatatGGTTGAGACAATGGAGATGAAGGAtatgagagagacaagagagatgaTGGGCGGAGATAGAGATCCAAGTGACAGAGAAGATTACTTTGATGATGACCTGGATGACATAGAGGACTTAGAAGGCACGATGGACATGAAGGATATAATGGAATTGAGGGAGTTGAAGAGGGaattgagagagaggagagacaggagagagcggatgggtaggagagggaggaggaagatgagagaaATAGTGGAAATGGAAGATGTTGAAGAAGTGATGGACCttactgaaatgattgaaatgcGAGAAATAAGTACCCCGAGGAATGTGAGAGATATGAGAGACATGAGGAATGTGGAAGAGATTGAGAACATGATAGAAATGAGAGAGGTGAGGCACGTGAGGGACGCGGAGGACATTGAAGATGTGAATGACACAATGGAAATGAGAGACATGCGGCACATGAGGGGCATGAGAGACATGAGGGACCCGAGAGAGATGAGGGACCCGAGAGACATGAGAGACATGAGGGACCCGAGAGACATGAGGGACCCGAGAGAGATGAGGGGCATGAGGGACCCGAGGGATGAGATAAGAGACacgaaggaaaggagagggaggagttggaaaaggggaaggaggggaagaaaggggatgagagaaatggaaattaaggaGATTGAGGAGATTGAGGAATTGGGTTCAATGTATGGTATGTATGAGatggaagagatggaagggatgaATGAGCTGGGTGAGCTGAATGATCCGAATAATGGAGACGATGATTTGGATGACATGGAAGGCTATGCGGCCAAGAACAGCGGCCACCATATTCAGCTCCCAAAGTTCCAAAGATGGAGCTACACATTAAGCCGAAAACACCGCAAGATGTACAACAAGAAAAAATCATGCGTCGTACCTGTTTTAcgccatcctcctcctcctccagaggTACCACCCAAAGAGatcgaagaagaagaagaagaagcagcagaaCCTGAGAGGTGCAAGCTGACCAATGCCAGTAAGATCATACCGGGGGTGCCCATCTGCTTTGTGATTAAACCTGAAGAAAACCAGTTAGAAGAGCCGGAAATGCTGACCATATCCCGCTCCATCTCGAGGATCAGAAAGAGATCTCGACGCGTCGTCTATCGTTTAACCATACTTATAATTGTGTTTGCTGTCAGCTGGATGCCTCTGCATCTTTTCCATGTTGTTACTGATTTTAATGCTGGCCTTCTGTCTAATAGGCATTTCCGATTGGTGTATTGTATTTGTCATTTGCTTGGTATGTTGTCTTGTTGCCTTAATCCCGTGCTGTATGGGTTCCTTAACAATGGCATAAAAGCAGATTTGATGGCTCTTTTGCGCTGCGTTTAG
- the NPY5R gene encoding neuropeptide Y receptor type 5 isoform X2 — protein sequence MDLEPEDYDNRTLTSENGTEMATASYDPDWGGGGNKTRIDDVQVFVIGLYSTISLLGFMGNMLILMALMKKCKQKTIVNFFIGNLAFSDILVVLFCSPFTLSALLLDQWVLGELMCRLMPFLQCTSVLVSTLILISIAIVRYQRIKYPLSKSLSIRQGCYLVGLSWAIGFVICSPLPIFYRLVEPNGNNGTNTTAPKYVCIEAWPKESYRIAFSLCLLVVQYILPLICLIVSHTSVCRSITCKMSTREMKRRLEEKEKRERKEKKEKEKKEKKERKEREKREKKGKKDMVETMEMKDMRETREMMGGDRDPSDREDYFDDDLDDIEDLEGTMDMKDIMELRELKRELRERRDRRERMGRRGRRKMREIVEMEDVEEVMDLTEMIEMREISTPRNVRDMRDMRNVEEIENMIEMREVRHVRDAEDIEDVNDTMEMRDMRHMRGMRDMRDPREMRDPRDMRDMRDPRDMRDPREMRGMRDPRDEIRDTKERRGRSWKRGRRGRKGMREMEIKEIEEIEELGSMYGMYEMEEMEGMNELGELNDPNNGDDDLDDMEGYAAKNSGHHIQLPKFQRWSYTLSRKHRKMYNKKKSCVVPVLRHPPPPPEVPPKEIEEEEEEAAEPERCKLTNASKIIPGVPICFVIKPEENQLEEPEMLTISRSISRIRKRSRRVVYRLTILIIVFAVSWMPLHLFHVVTDFNAGLLSNRHFRLVYCICHLLGMLSCCLNPVLYGFLNNGIKADLMALLRCV from the coding sequence ATGGATTTAGAACCTGAAGACTATGATAATCGAACTCTCACAAGTGAGAACGGCACCGAGATGGCCACGGCATCCTACGATCCtgattggggtggtggtggtaataagaCCCGTATAGATGATGTACAGGTCTTTGTCATTGGTCTGTACTCGACCATAAGTCTGCTTGGTTTTATGGGGAACATGCTTATCCTTATGGCCCTCatgaaaaaatgcaaacaaaagacGATTGTAAACTTCTTCATTGGAAACTTGGCCTTCTCTGATATCTTGGTCGTGCTATTTTGTTCACCTTTCACACTGTCTGCTCTCTTGCTAGATCAGTGGGTGCTCGGTGAACTCATGTGCCGTCTTATGCCTTTCCTACAATGTACATCGGTGCTGGTTTCAACTTTGATCTTAATCTCAATTGCTATCGTCAGGTACCAAAGGATAAAATATCCCCTTTCTAAAAGTTTGAGCATCAGACAGGGCTGTTATTTGGTTGGCCTTTCCTGGGCCATTGGCTTTGTGATTTGTTCCCCtcttcccatcttctacaggCTTGTAGAACCCAATGGGAATAATGGTACAAATACTACGGCCCCTAAGTATGTATGTATTGAGGCCTGGCCAAAGGAGTCATACAGAATTGCCTTTTCTTTGTGTTTGCTGGTGGTTCAGTACATACTGCCCTTGATTTGTCTGATTGTGAGTCATACCAGTGTTTGCCGGAGCATTACTTGCAAGATGTCTACTAGGGAGATGAAGAGGAGGcttgaggagaaggagaagagggagaggaaggagaagaaggagaaggagaagaaggagaagaaggagagaaaggagagggagaagagagagaagaaggggaagaaggatatGGTTGAGACAATGGAGATGAAGGAtatgagagagacaagagagatgaTGGGCGGAGATAGAGATCCAAGTGACAGAGAAGATTACTTTGATGATGACCTGGATGACATAGAGGACTTAGAAGGCACGATGGACATGAAGGATATAATGGAATTGAGGGAGTTGAAGAGGGaattgagagagaggagagacaggagagagcggatgggtaggagagggaggaggaagatgagagaaATAGTGGAAATGGAAGATGTTGAAGAAGTGATGGACCttactgaaatgattgaaatgcGAGAAATAAGTACCCCGAGGAATGTGAGAGATATGAGAGACATGAGGAATGTGGAAGAGATTGAGAACATGATAGAAATGAGAGAGGTGAGGCACGTGAGGGACGCGGAGGACATTGAAGATGTGAATGACACAATGGAAATGAGAGACATGCGGCACATGAGGGGCATGAGAGACATGAGGGACCCGAGAGAGATGAGGGACCCGAGAGACATGAGAGACATGAGGGACCCGAGAGACATGAGGGACCCGAGAGAGATGAGGGGCATGAGGGACCCGAGGGATGAGATAAGAGACacgaaggaaaggagagggaggagttggaaaaggggaaggaggggaagaaaggggatgagagaaatggaaattaaggaGATTGAGGAGATTGAGGAATTGGGTTCAATGTATGGTATGTATGAGatggaagagatggaagggatgaATGAGCTGGGTGAGCTGAATGATCCGAATAATGGAGACGATGATTTGGATGACATGGAAGGCTATGCGGCCAAGAACAGCGGCCACCATATTCAGCTCCCAAAGTTCCAAAGATGGAGCTACACATTAAGCCGAAAACACCGCAAGATGTACAACAAGAAAAAATCATGCGTCGTACCTGTTTTAcgccatcctcctcctcctccagaggTACCACCCAAAGAGatcgaagaagaagaagaagaagcagcagaaCCTGAGAGGTGCAAGCTGACCAATGCCAGTAAGATCATACCGGGGGTGCCCATCTGCTTTGTGATTAAACCTGAAGAAAACCAGTTAGAAGAGCCGGAAATGCTGACCATATCCCGCTCCATCTCGAGGATCAGAAAGAGATCTCGACGCGTCGTCTATCGTTTAACCATACTTATAATTGTGTTTGCTGTCAGCTGGATGCCTCTGCATCTTTTCCATGTTGTTACTGATTTTAATGCTGGCCTTCTGTCTAATAGGCATTTCCGATTGGTGTATTGTATTTGTCATTTGCTTGGTATGTTGTCTTGTTGCCTTAATCCCGTGCTGTATGGGTTCCTTAACAATGGCATAAAAGCAGATTTGATGGCTCTTTTGCGCTGCGTTTAG
- the NPY1R gene encoding neuropeptide Y receptor type 1, with product MNYTFFPSFFNESFLNHTDTHPPYAPIEENKCRVPVTMVFTMALAYGIVILLGVSGNLALIGIILKQKELRNVTNILIVNLSLSDLLVSFVCLPFTFVYTLMDHWIFGEAMCKLNPFVQCVSITVSIFSLVLIALERHQLIVNPRGWRPTNVHAFLAIALIWFLSVAASLPFVIYQVLTDEPFHNVTVPTFKDKYVCFDLFPSNVHRLSYTTILLVLQYFGPLVFILVCYLKIYIRLKKRNDMMDRIRENKHRAQEARRINVMLFSIVVAFAICWMPLTIFNTVFDWNHKLISICHHNLLFLLCHLTAMISTCVNPVFYGFLNKNFQKDLQALFRFCDFRSRNEDYETIAMSTMNTDDSKTSHRQAGGEASQAPGEEEEV from the exons ATGAATTacacattttttccctcttttttcaatGAGTCATTTCTTAACCATACAGACACCCACCCCCCATATGCACCCATTGAAGAGAATAAATGCCGTGTACCTGTAACCATGGTATTTACAATGGCATTAGCTTATGGCATTGTCATACTCCTGGGGGTCTCTGGAAATCTGGCCTTGATAGGAATCATCCTAAAGCAAAAGGAGCTGAGAAATGTGACCAACATTCTCATTGTTAATCTGTCCCTTTCTGACCTTCTGGTATCATTTGTATGTCTGCCCTTCACTTTTGTCTACACATTAATGGATCACTGGATCTTTGGTGAGGCCATGTGCAAACTAAATCCTTTTGTGCAATGTGTCTCGATCActgtctccattttctctttgGTTCTCATTGCCTTGGAGCGCCATCAGCTTATAGTCAACCCCCGAGGATGGAGACCGACTAATGTCCATGCATTTTTAGCAATTGCCCTGATCTGGTTCCTCTCTGTGGCTGCCTCCCTGCCTTTTGTGATTTATCAGGTGCTGACTGATGAGCCATTCCACAATGTCACTGTCCCAACCTTCAAGGACAAGTATGTTTGTTTCGATCTGTTCCCATCTAATGTGCACAGGCTATCTTACACCACTATTCTCTTGGTGCTGCAGTACTTTGGGCCTCTGGTGTTCATTCTTGTCTGCTACCTTAAG ATCTATATTCGACTGAAGAAGAGGAATGACATGATGGACAGGATCAGAGAGAACAAGCATAGAGCCCAGGAAGCCCGCCGGATCAATGTGATGCTTTTCTCCATTGTGGTGGCCTTTGCCATCTGCTGGATGCCTCTGACCATCTTTAACACGGTGTTTGACTGGAACCACAAGTTGATCTCCATCTGCCACCACAACCTGCTGTTCCTCCTGTGCCACCTGACGGCGATGATTTCCACCTGTGTCAACCCTGTCTTCTATGGATTCCTTAACAAGAATTTCCAGAAAGATTTGCAGGCTCTCTTTCGTTTCTGTGATTTCAGGTCCCGTAACGAAGACTACGAGACCATCGCTATGTCCACCATGAATACGGATGACTCCAAGACATCTCATAGGCAAGCCGGTGGTGAGGCCTCCCAGGCtcctggggaggaagaagaggtctGA